The following coding sequences are from one Betaproteobacteria bacterium window:
- a CDS encoding acyltransferase, with product MAHRNIKGFDGIRALAVIAVILSHVGVYAALTERGLLSEPILAMVGGGTGVQAFFVLSGFLITSLLIAEFDATGSISIRKFILRRTLRIFPLYILFLLIVTVLHLLLPGVTTWPSLYYAYAYAFNFAPTQHYTPILGHTWSLAVEEHFYLVWPSLFLLTYARRRPYLVGLTLVFIFTAPLLNLAFTRLGIGREYFVGRFSFIAGAAIALGCLMALLAHGPRTADRFRRTVASPWTLAAGLLLFANSLYLQVDSWFLKHAGSGLARNLGIALLVGWIYFNQTSRLTRFLELRPLKYIGLISYGLYLFQGLFLTTDPTRTPQQAWPPSPEVGLLLLLLAAPLAYHFFEIPFLRLKSRYAAATLPAGGDPSPTPAPAQGR from the coding sequence ATGGCCCATCGCAACATCAAGGGATTCGACGGCATTCGTGCCCTGGCCGTCATCGCCGTCATCCTCTCCCATGTCGGCGTCTACGCGGCCCTCACCGAGCGGGGCCTGCTGTCCGAACCGATCCTGGCCATGGTCGGCGGAGGCACCGGGGTTCAGGCCTTCTTCGTCCTTTCCGGGTTTCTCATCACCTCCCTGCTGATCGCCGAATTCGATGCCACGGGAAGCATCTCTATCCGCAAATTCATTCTCCGCCGCACCCTGCGCATCTTTCCGCTCTACATCCTCTTCCTGCTCATCGTCACGGTTCTGCACCTGCTGCTGCCCGGGGTCACCACCTGGCCTTCGCTTTACTACGCCTACGCCTACGCCTTCAATTTCGCCCCCACCCAGCACTACACGCCCATCCTGGGCCACACCTGGTCCCTGGCGGTGGAGGAACACTTCTACCTCGTCTGGCCGAGTCTCTTCCTCCTCACCTATGCCCGGCGCCGGCCCTATCTGGTGGGCCTGACCCTGGTCTTCATCTTTACCGCCCCCCTCCTCAACCTCGCCTTCACCCGCCTGGGCATCGGCAGGGAATACTTCGTCGGCCGCTTTTCCTTCATCGCCGGCGCCGCCATCGCCCTGGGCTGCCTCATGGCCCTCCTGGCCCACGGCCCCAGGACCGCGGACCGCTTCCGCCGCACGGTCGCGTCCCCCTGGACCCTGGCCGCCGGCCTGCTGCTCTTCGCCAACTCCCTCTACCTGCAGGTCGACTCCTGGTTCCTGAAACATGCGGGCTCCGGCCTGGCCCGCAACCTGGGCATCGCCCTGCTCGTCGGCTGGATCTACTTCAACCAGACCAGCCGCCTGACCCGCTTTCTGGAACTCCGCCCCCTCAAGTACATCGGGCTCATCTCCTACGGCCTCTATCTCTTTCAGGGGCTCTTCCTCACCACCGACCCCACCCGGACGCCGCAACAGGCCTGGCCCCCCTCCCCCGAGGTCGGTCTCCTCCTGCTGCTCCTCGCTGCGCCCCTCGCCTACCATTTCTTCGAAATCCCCTTCCTGCGCCTGAAGAGCCGCTATGCCGCCGCAACGCTCCCCGCAGGGGGGGACCCCTCTCCCACCCCGGCGCCGGCCCAGGGCCGCTGA
- a CDS encoding hydrolase 1, exosortase A system-associated — MKEEALSFDCQGSALVGILHRPETPGRRGVLVIVGGGPQYRAGGHRQLTLWSRRLAAEGYPVLRFDYRGMGDAHGDFRGFEHIGDDIDAAIAVFRAQVPELEEVVLWGECDASSAILFHAHRHPGVGGIVLLNPWVRTEAGEARAILRFYYLQRLTQASFWKKVFSFKFNPLASVTSALGLLSKARSAAAPPSATAPGPAAAPALPADRPLPERLLFGMTRFKGKVMLVMSGRDLIAREFDDLVKSSPAWLAEFAAKPVTRFDFAEADHTFSSAAQREQVVNWGLAWLRSW, encoded by the coding sequence ATGAAAGAGGAAGCCCTTAGTTTCGACTGCCAGGGCAGCGCCTTGGTCGGCATCCTGCATCGGCCGGAAACCCCCGGCCGGCGGGGCGTGCTGGTCATCGTCGGCGGCGGCCCCCAGTACCGGGCCGGCGGCCACCGCCAGCTCACCCTGTGGTCCCGCCGGCTGGCCGCTGAAGGCTACCCCGTCCTGCGCTTTGACTACCGCGGCATGGGGGATGCCCACGGAGACTTCCGCGGTTTCGAGCACATCGGCGACGATATCGATGCGGCCATCGCCGTCTTCCGCGCGCAGGTTCCTGAATTGGAAGAAGTGGTGCTGTGGGGCGAATGCGACGCCTCTTCGGCCATCCTCTTCCACGCCCACCGCCACCCCGGCGTCGGCGGCATCGTCCTGCTCAACCCCTGGGTGCGCACCGAAGCCGGTGAAGCCCGCGCCATTCTCAGGTTCTACTACCTGCAACGCCTGACCCAGGCCAGCTTCTGGAAAAAGGTATTCAGCTTCAAGTTCAACCCCCTGGCGTCGGTGACCTCGGCCCTGGGCCTGCTGTCCAAGGCCCGCAGCGCGGCTGCGCCGCCCTCCGCGACCGCCCCCGGCCCTGCCGCCGCGCCGGCCCTGCCCGCCGACCGTCCCCTGCCGGAACGCCTGCTCTTCGGCATGACGCGCTTCAAGGGCAAGGTCATGCTGGTCATGAGCGGGCGCGACCTCATCGCGCGGGAATTCGACGATCTGGTGAAAAGCTCGCCGGCCTGGCTGGCGGAGTTTGCGGCCAAGCCCGTCACCCGCTTCGATTTCGCCGAAGCCGACCACACCTTTTCTTCCGCCGCCCAGCGCGAGCAGGTGGTGAACTGGGGCCTCGCCTGGCTACGTAGCTGGTAA
- a CDS encoding acyl carrier protein, producing the protein MTLDKNTIQAAIKAKIVDIARMLGSDASDLAADELIPATGYIDSAGLLDLIAWYEAEFDIQVAAEEFTIDNLGTLESMAGFVLAKKGLA; encoded by the coding sequence ATGACCCTCGACAAGAACACCATCCAGGCCGCCATCAAGGCCAAGATCGTCGACATCGCCCGCATGCTGGGCAGCGACGCCAGCGACCTGGCCGCCGACGAACTCATCCCGGCCACCGGCTACATCGATTCCGCCGGTCTCCTCGACCTCATCGCCTGGTACGAGGCCGAATTCGACATCCAGGTCGCTGCCGAGGAATTCACCATCGACAACCTGGGCACCCTGGAGTCCATGGCCGGCTTCGTCCTGGCCAAGAAGGGCCTCGCCTAG
- a CDS encoding MBOAT family protein, protein MLFNSYEFLLVYLPLTLAGYFALGRRSATAAATWLAIASLAFYGWWDVRYLPLLGASIAFNYLMGGAIARRAGTPAANRLLALAVGGDLLALAWYKYAGFFASSANALLAAGLPVPEIVLPLGISFFTFTQIAYLVDAWAGKVRETRPVHYVLFVSYFPHLIAGPVLHHGEMMPQFDRLRNYRPRLNNFIIGGSIFIFGLFKKVVIADNLAPNVGTVFDQTSNPTLLVAWGGVLAYTFQLYFDFSGYSDMAIGLSRLFGVRLPLNFNSPYKATSITDFWRRWHMTLSRFLRDYLYVPLGGNRKGKARRYVNLLLTMLLGGLWHGAGWTYVLWGALHGIYLCIHHAWSALARGWRLPRPLAVALTFGAVIVGWVFFRATSVAQALDILAGMAGLHGVALPEAIASQLGPLKAPLAEMGVQFYFGKGAQFVSTWVWVALAAAIAFGLPNTQEWHHRFGPALEAVRSDRRAHLSLSSGWALGLGLACALCVVMLSQPSEFLYFQF, encoded by the coding sequence ATGCTGTTCAACTCCTACGAATTCCTGCTGGTCTATCTGCCCCTGACCCTGGCGGGCTACTTCGCCCTGGGGCGACGCTCGGCCACCGCCGCCGCCACCTGGCTGGCCATCGCCTCCCTGGCCTTCTACGGCTGGTGGGACGTGCGTTATCTGCCCCTGCTGGGCGCCTCCATCGCCTTCAACTACCTGATGGGGGGCGCCATCGCCCGCCGGGCCGGCACCCCGGCGGCCAATCGCCTGCTGGCCCTCGCGGTGGGCGGCGATCTGCTGGCCCTGGCCTGGTACAAGTACGCCGGATTTTTCGCCAGTTCGGCCAACGCCCTCCTGGCTGCCGGCCTGCCGGTGCCGGAAATCGTCCTGCCCCTGGGGATTTCCTTCTTCACCTTCACCCAGATCGCCTACCTGGTGGACGCCTGGGCCGGCAAGGTGCGCGAAACCCGGCCGGTGCACTACGTGCTGTTCGTGTCCTACTTCCCCCACCTCATCGCCGGCCCGGTGCTGCACCACGGCGAAATGATGCCCCAGTTCGACCGCCTGCGGAATTACCGGCCGCGGCTCAACAACTTCATCATCGGCGGCAGCATTTTCATCTTCGGGCTGTTCAAGAAGGTGGTCATCGCCGACAACCTGGCACCCAACGTGGGGACGGTCTTCGACCAGACCAGCAACCCCACCCTGCTGGTGGCCTGGGGCGGCGTCCTGGCCTATACCTTCCAGCTCTATTTCGATTTTTCCGGCTATTCGGACATGGCCATCGGCCTCTCCCGCCTCTTCGGCGTGCGCCTGCCCCTCAATTTCAATTCGCCCTACAAGGCGACCTCGATCACCGATTTCTGGCGCCGCTGGCACATGACCCTGTCCCGCTTCCTGCGCGACTACCTCTACGTTCCCCTGGGGGGAAACCGCAAGGGCAAGGCGCGCCGCTACGTGAATCTCCTGCTCACCATGCTGCTGGGCGGCCTGTGGCACGGCGCCGGCTGGACCTACGTCCTGTGGGGCGCCCTGCACGGCATTTACCTCTGCATCCACCACGCCTGGTCGGCCCTGGCCCGCGGCTGGCGGCTGCCGCGCCCTCTGGCCGTGGCGCTCACCTTCGGGGCCGTCATCGTCGGCTGGGTGTTCTTCCGCGCCACCAGCGTCGCCCAGGCCCTCGACATCCTGGCCGGCATGGCGGGCCTGCACGGCGTCGCCCTGCCGGAAGCCATCGCGTCCCAACTCGGCCCCCTCAAGGCCCCCCTGGCCGAGATGGGCGTGCAGTTCTACTTCGGCAAGGGCGCCCAGTTCGTCTCCACCTGGGTCTGGGTGGCCCTCGCTGCGGCCATCGCCTTCGGCCTGCCCAACACCCAGGAGTGGCACCACCGTTTCGGCCCGGCGCTGGAAGCGGTCAGGAGCGACCGCCGCGCCCACCTGTCCCTCAGCAGCGGATGGGCTCTCGGTCTGGGTCTCGCTTGCGCCCTGTGCGTGGTGATGCTGTCGCAGCCCTCCGAGTTCCTCTATTTCCAGTTCTGA
- a CDS encoding glycosyltransferase, whose amino-acid sequence MRKLLMIAYHYPPVKGSSGIQRTLKFSAYLREHGWEPIILTVHPRAYAQVSDDQMGEIPAGMVVERAFALDTSRHLALGKRYLGWMAQPDRWAAWTLGGVWSGLRLIRQHRPAAIFSTYPIATAHLIGLSLARSSGLPWIADCRDSMTEPGYPTDPLTWKTNRRLEQSMVRHCTRAIFTTRGTLDMYAERYAEIPAERWAIIENGYDEENFRDAEQGAAPAPAGSRERLTLIHAGILYPAERDPRPFFAALAQLRDKGAVHAGNLRVVLRASGNEAEYGKMLGALALTDFVELAPPVPYRAALQEMLEADGLLLFQGSMCNHQIPAKLYEYFRAGRPLFTVADPVGNTAETAQAAGADAIADIRDAADIARRLESFLEGLRQGTVRGVAPETAARNSRKARTAELAALLNSVTGSAGR is encoded by the coding sequence ATGCGCAAGCTCCTCATGATCGCCTACCACTACCCCCCGGTGAAGGGGAGCAGTGGCATCCAGCGGACCCTCAAGTTCTCTGCCTACCTGCGCGAGCACGGATGGGAGCCGATCATCCTGACCGTACACCCGCGGGCCTACGCCCAGGTCTCCGACGACCAGATGGGCGAAATTCCTGCCGGCATGGTGGTCGAGCGCGCCTTCGCCCTCGACACCTCGCGCCACCTGGCCCTGGGCAAGCGCTATCTGGGCTGGATGGCCCAGCCGGACCGCTGGGCGGCCTGGACCCTGGGCGGCGTATGGAGCGGCCTGCGCCTCATCCGCCAGCACCGGCCGGCGGCGATCTTTTCCACCTACCCCATCGCCACCGCCCACCTGATCGGCCTCTCCCTCGCCCGTTCGAGCGGCCTGCCCTGGATCGCCGATTGCCGCGACTCGATGACCGAGCCCGGCTACCCCACCGATCCCCTGACCTGGAAAACCAACCGCCGCCTGGAACAATCCATGGTGCGCCACTGCACCCGGGCCATCTTCACCACCCGGGGCACCCTGGACATGTACGCCGAGCGCTATGCGGAAATCCCCGCCGAGCGCTGGGCCATCATCGAAAACGGCTACGACGAGGAGAACTTCCGCGACGCCGAGCAGGGTGCGGCACCGGCCCCCGCCGGTTCCCGGGAGCGGCTCACCCTGATCCACGCCGGTATCCTCTACCCCGCCGAGCGCGACCCGCGCCCCTTCTTCGCCGCCCTGGCCCAGTTGCGCGACAAGGGCGCCGTTCATGCCGGCAATCTGCGGGTCGTCCTGCGCGCCTCGGGCAACGAGGCGGAATACGGCAAGATGCTCGGCGCCCTCGCCCTGACCGATTTCGTCGAACTCGCGCCGCCGGTGCCCTACCGCGCCGCGCTGCAGGAAATGCTGGAAGCCGACGGACTGCTGCTCTTCCAGGGCAGCATGTGCAACCACCAGATCCCGGCCAAACTGTACGAGTATTTCCGCGCCGGCCGCCCCCTGTTCACCGTGGCCGACCCGGTGGGCAACACGGCGGAAACGGCCCAGGCGGCAGGCGCCGACGCCATCGCCGACATTCGCGACGCGGCGGATATCGCCCGGCGGCTGGAATCCTTCCTGGAGGGTCTGCGGCAGGGCACGGTGCGAGGCGTGGCGCCGGAGACGGCGGCGAGGAACTCGCGCAAGGCGCGCACCGCCGAGTTGGCAGCCCTGCTGAACAGCGTCACCGGCTCCGCCGGTCGCTGA
- a CDS encoding heparinase II/III family protein: protein MTAPGAPVPASRPRNLSWFVLRLAFAALAFAALWGPEFLHYHVAKAPPADAAIEAGRQLPSAAVLTEIAEMPLTVGLGVAAADLVPASEDALRGRLRAPAYLDEPRPLLGYPGDIETGPPTLRLALAGLALEDQLLRAFEATGDDRFLREALRRTVTFAAHEKSRRIDNGFLWNDHAIAARIAAMARLWRHLRERPDVAGEHAGLPLAVVQQAARMLAKPDHFTVRTNHGVMQNLALLQIAAGFPSLDPDRRLVALALERLGVQAGFFVSPEGVVLEHSAGYHAHGSELLAVALRLCALNRVEPPPFLAGAARRSHEVLALLRRPDGTLPAFGNTDFGTPVPSPGPDPAPGNHLFPVAGYALWWTSAGESLRARPTQTVVAWAKHDGHGHKRADEGSLLLWSDGVSWLTSIGYWPYGHALTRISYGWNASNAPHEVGEGAKSPRRVSLRGTAEGAGVRALDLERVNAEGQTFRRQIVQMGGDRVVVIDAVSGLGAGAETVWTFSPDTELAPHAPSDTLLVTRGEARMQVAVLPVATVLTRHRGSESPFAGWVVRGGRPTPAPALRVERPEAQSLTATTFHLIGSGEPRPPPVLAPDAKAERWRLEWSGPDGLVLERQDDRLLLRDAAGSREVPWQPGPDVAAARGALKQAYAAAVATYPPWRDLTAYRIEAGYALGGLWLGIELLAFFLGRRRPGGAHRLLGHAFFALVWAAGVIFLLFFHLT from the coding sequence ATGACCGCCCCCGGCGCCCCCGTCCCCGCAAGCCGCCCCCGGAACCTCTCCTGGTTCGTGCTGCGCCTCGCCTTCGCCGCCCTTGCCTTCGCCGCCCTCTGGGGGCCCGAATTTCTGCACTACCACGTGGCGAAAGCGCCCCCCGCCGACGCCGCCATCGAAGCCGGGCGCCAACTGCCCTCCGCCGCCGTCCTCACCGAAATCGCGGAGATGCCCCTTACCGTCGGACTCGGCGTCGCCGCGGCGGATCTGGTCCCGGCGTCAGAAGACGCGCTGCGGGGCAGGCTGCGCGCCCCGGCCTATCTGGACGAACCCCGCCCGCTCCTGGGCTACCCCGGCGACATCGAGACGGGGCCGCCGACCCTGCGCCTGGCGCTGGCCGGCCTCGCCCTGGAAGACCAATTGCTGCGGGCCTTCGAAGCCACCGGGGACGATCGCTTCCTGCGCGAAGCCCTGCGCCGCACCGTCACCTTCGCGGCCCACGAGAAAAGTCGGCGCATCGACAACGGCTTTCTCTGGAACGACCACGCCATCGCCGCCCGTATCGCCGCCATGGCGCGGCTCTGGCGCCACCTGCGCGAGCGCCCCGACGTGGCCGGCGAGCACGCCGGCCTTCCCCTCGCCGTGGTCCAGCAGGCGGCCCGCATGCTGGCCAAGCCGGATCATTTCACCGTGCGCACCAACCACGGTGTGATGCAGAACCTGGCCCTCCTGCAAATCGCCGCAGGCTTCCCCTCCCTCGATCCGGACCGCCGTCTCGTCGCCCTGGCCCTGGAGCGTCTGGGGGTCCAGGCCGGATTTTTCGTTTCCCCCGAGGGGGTCGTCCTGGAACACTCGGCCGGCTATCACGCCCACGGCAGCGAACTCCTCGCCGTGGCCCTGCGCCTGTGCGCACTCAACCGGGTCGAACCGCCCCCCTTCCTCGCCGGCGCCGCCCGACGCAGCCATGAGGTCCTCGCGCTGTTGCGACGCCCCGACGGAACGCTGCCGGCCTTCGGCAATACCGACTTCGGCACCCCGGTCCCCTCCCCGGGGCCGGACCCGGCCCCCGGCAACCACCTGTTTCCGGTTGCCGGCTACGCGCTCTGGTGGACCTCCGCCGGCGAAAGCCTCCGCGCCCGTCCGACCCAGACCGTGGTCGCCTGGGCCAAGCACGACGGCCATGGCCACAAGCGCGCCGACGAGGGCAGCCTGCTCCTGTGGTCCGACGGGGTGTCCTGGCTCACCTCCATCGGCTACTGGCCCTATGGCCACGCCCTGACCCGGATTTCCTACGGCTGGAATGCGTCCAACGCCCCCCACGAGGTCGGCGAGGGGGCCAAGAGTCCCCGCCGGGTGAGCCTGCGCGGCACCGCGGAAGGGGCGGGTGTGCGCGCCCTCGACCTCGAGCGCGTCAATGCGGAGGGGCAGACCTTCCGCCGCCAGATCGTGCAGATGGGCGGCGACCGTGTCGTGGTGATCGACGCGGTCAGCGGGCTGGGCGCCGGGGCGGAGACGGTATGGACCTTTTCGCCGGACACTGAACTCGCCCCCCATGCCCCGAGCGATACCCTGCTGGTGACCCGGGGCGAAGCCCGTATGCAGGTGGCCGTGCTGCCCGTCGCCACGGTGCTGACCCGCCATCGGGGTTCCGAGTCCCCCTTCGCCGGCTGGGTCGTGCGGGGCGGGCGGCCGACGCCGGCGCCGGCCCTGCGGGTCGAGCGCCCCGAGGCCCAATCCCTGACCGCCACCACCTTTCACCTGATCGGCTCCGGCGAGCCCCGCCCGCCCCCCGTCCTCGCACCGGACGCCAAGGCCGAGCGCTGGCGCCTGGAGTGGTCCGGCCCCGACGGCCTCGTGCTGGAGCGCCAGGACGACAGGCTGCTCCTGCGGGACGCCGCGGGCTCCCGCGAAGTCCCCTGGCAGCCCGGCCCCGACGTCGCCGCAGCCCGCGGGGCCCTGAAGCAAGCCTATGCCGCGGCGGTCGCCACCTATCCCCCCTGGCGCGACCTGACCGCCTATCGCATCGAGGCGGGCTACGCCCTGGGCGGTCTGTGGCTGGGCATCGAACTCCTGGCCTTCTTCCTTGGCAGACGGCGCCCGGGAGGAGCGCACAGGCTCCTCGGCCACGCATTTTTCGCGCTCGTCTGGGCGGCTGGCGTGATCTTCCTCCTCTTCTTTCACCTCACTTGA
- a CDS encoding acyl carrier protein gives MDIKRELIKLLDETLNLEGRAAKFTESTPLLGAVPEVDSIGVVAVLTAFEDRFGFSVEDDEIDGAVFQTFGTLLDFVTAKLAA, from the coding sequence TTGGATATCAAACGCGAACTGATCAAATTGCTGGACGAGACCCTCAACCTCGAAGGGCGTGCGGCGAAATTCACCGAAAGCACCCCACTCCTGGGAGCGGTGCCCGAAGTCGATTCCATCGGTGTGGTGGCCGTCTTGACGGCCTTCGAGGATCGCTTCGGATTCTCCGTCGAGGACGACGAAATCGACGGCGCGGTCTTCCAGACCTTCGGCACCCTGCTGGATTTCGTGACCGCCAAGCTGGCGGCCTGA
- a CDS encoding hydrolase 2, exosortase A system-associated, which yields MGARPAQACGALHPFFLESGGARLFAVHHLPAPEHPVRGQVLCALPFNEEMNRSRSMVTLLARRLAEGGYGTLVVDPLGTGDSAGHTRDARWEIWRDNLRAARDWLGAQPGKQRVFLGIRLGAILAAELAAETPGPATALALWQPVTDGKLHLTQFLRVRIAAHLDRPDLPKETTAGMRESFAAGECVEVAGYELHPQFARSLDALKLAPAAPAAGTPCLWLENGSEDATIPPASQTVIDRWNAAGVPVVAQTFTGPAFWQLHERVLAPAAVEATRTWLLGLE from the coding sequence ATGGGAGCCCGACCGGCTCAAGCCTGCGGCGCTTTGCATCCCTTCTTCCTGGAAAGCGGGGGCGCCCGCCTTTTCGCAGTCCATCATCTCCCGGCGCCGGAACATCCGGTACGCGGACAGGTGCTCTGCGCCCTGCCCTTCAACGAGGAAATGAACCGCAGCCGCAGCATGGTGACCCTGCTCGCCCGGCGCCTTGCCGAAGGGGGTTACGGCACACTGGTCGTCGACCCTCTCGGCACCGGGGACAGCGCGGGGCACACCCGGGACGCCCGCTGGGAAATCTGGCGCGACAACCTGCGCGCGGCGCGGGACTGGCTGGGCGCGCAGCCCGGCAAGCAGCGGGTCTTCCTGGGTATTCGCCTGGGCGCCATCCTGGCCGCCGAACTGGCCGCCGAGACCCCCGGCCCCGCAACGGCCCTCGCCCTGTGGCAGCCGGTGACGGACGGCAAGCTGCACCTGACCCAGTTCCTGCGCGTGCGCATCGCCGCCCATCTCGACCGCCCCGACCTGCCCAAGGAAACCACCGCCGGCATGCGCGAAAGCTTTGCCGCCGGCGAGTGCGTCGAGGTGGCCGGCTACGAACTGCACCCGCAATTCGCCCGCAGCCTGGACGCTCTCAAACTGGCCCCCGCCGCTCCTGCGGCCGGCACCCCCTGCCTGTGGCTGGAAAACGGCAGCGAGGACGCCACCATCCCCCCGGCCAGCCAGACCGTCATCGACCGCTGGAACGCCGCCGGCGTCCCCGTCGTCGCCCAGACCTTCACCGGCCCCGCCTTCTGGCAACTGCACGAGCGCGTCCTGGCCCCCGCCGCGGTCGAGGCGACGCGGACCTGGCTCCTGGGCCTGGAATGA
- a CDS encoding glycosyltransferase family 4 protein, whose protein sequence is MHAPSSLKSLMVSGTYFPPQVGGISRMMAEVCQHLGRDRIAAVSGQDGGDLALCQGLRTYCSPAAFDTASRLHLPALAALLGRAIVRERPGLLQFATADDAWIGWYTARLTRLPHLIYAHGNEILALARSRWAKPLGAFQSAAAIIANSRYTAGLVEERLGVSRERIHIVHPGCDIDRFRPVPVPDGLRKRLAGRPDAYPLLLSVGNLVERKGQDLVLRALPELRRRFPAIAYAVVGDGRDRPKLEALCRELGLDEVVNFVGRGNDADLPAFYAASDLFVMPSRARLDHDDVEGFGMVFLEASACGKAVIGGRSGGIADAIAEGETGLLVDPEDPGALAAAIRSLAESPDTMARFGQAGLERTRRDFTWARFCGRIDAALAGLGA, encoded by the coding sequence ATGCACGCTCCCTCCTCCCTGAAGAGCCTTATGGTCAGCGGCACCTATTTTCCGCCCCAGGTCGGCGGCATCTCGCGCATGATGGCCGAAGTCTGCCAGCACCTCGGACGGGACCGGATCGCTGCGGTATCTGGCCAGGACGGCGGCGACCTCGCCTTGTGCCAGGGCCTGCGCACCTACTGCTCTCCCGCCGCCTTCGACACCGCTTCCCGCCTCCACCTGCCCGCCCTGGCCGCCCTCCTGGGCCGCGCCATCGTCCGCGAGCGGCCCGGCCTGCTCCAGTTCGCCACCGCAGACGATGCCTGGATCGGCTGGTACACCGCCCGGCTTACGCGCCTGCCCCACCTCATCTACGCCCACGGCAACGAAATCCTCGCCCTGGCCCGCAGCCGCTGGGCAAAGCCCCTGGGGGCCTTCCAGAGCGCGGCGGCGATCATCGCCAACAGCCGCTACACCGCGGGCCTGGTGGAGGAACGCCTGGGCGTTTCCCGCGAACGCATCCATATCGTGCATCCCGGCTGCGATATTGATCGCTTCCGCCCTGTCCCGGTCCCCGACGGCCTGCGGAAGCGGCTCGCCGGCCGCCCAGACGCCTACCCGCTGCTGCTTTCGGTGGGCAATCTGGTCGAGCGCAAGGGCCAGGATCTCGTTCTCCGCGCCCTGCCCGAACTACGCCGCAGGTTCCCCGCCATCGCTTACGCCGTCGTCGGGGACGGTCGGGACAGGCCCAAGCTCGAAGCCCTGTGCCGAGAACTCGGCCTGGACGAGGTGGTGAATTTCGTCGGGCGCGGCAACGACGCCGACCTGCCGGCCTTCTACGCCGCCAGCGACCTCTTCGTGATGCCTTCCCGGGCACGCCTGGACCACGATGACGTCGAGGGTTTCGGCATGGTCTTCCTGGAGGCCTCCGCCTGCGGTAAGGCGGTCATCGGCGGCCGCTCCGGGGGCATCGCCGACGCCATTGCCGAAGGGGAGACCGGGCTGCTGGTGGACCCGGAGGACCCCGGCGCGCTGGCGGCGGCTATCCGCTCCCTGGCGGAATCGCCGGACACCATGGCCCGCTTTGGACAGGCGGGCCTGGAACGCACCCGGCGCGACTTTACCTGGGCCCGCTTCTGCGGCCGGATCGACGCGGCGCTCGCAGGTCTCGGCGCCTAG
- a CDS encoding glycosyltransferase: MHMDSQANSAETNSPKGGTPSVSVIMPAYNSEAYIEEAALSVLDQTYRDLELIVVDDGSRDGTLDLVQALARKDSRLTVLAQANSGRPSIARNRGLALARGRYLAFLDSDDLWFPDRVERMVAGLDGHPHWVAVFHDLKLIAADGSDLGQTYLADADFLERAKPWMKPCDDAWWECDARFFVFMSLQYAAVHTQSVMIARERLADSRVDFDSDFVVCEDIDLWIRVAMQGTMGYLDQILSAYRQHPASVTRDPYRYVSESVRFHEHNRHRLAPLLGREDRILYAKKVASYLRDLGYAAYSRQDMAKAREAYLRALRLAGVAGDCLALAKTALPGWARGR; encoded by the coding sequence ATGCACATGGACTCGCAAGCGAACTCGGCTGAAACGAATTCTCCCAAGGGTGGAACGCCATCGGTTTCCGTCATCATGCCGGCCTACAATTCCGAGGCGTACATCGAGGAGGCCGCTTTGTCGGTGCTCGATCAGACCTACCGTGACCTCGAACTCATCGTGGTCGACGATGGGTCCAGGGACGGTACGCTCGATCTCGTGCAGGCGTTGGCCAGGAAAGACTCCCGCCTGACGGTGCTTGCCCAAGCCAACAGCGGTCGTCCCAGCATCGCCCGCAATCGGGGGCTGGCGCTCGCCCGCGGTCGGTATCTCGCCTTCCTCGACAGCGACGACCTCTGGTTTCCGGATCGGGTCGAGCGCATGGTGGCCGGGCTCGACGGCCATCCGCACTGGGTTGCCGTATTCCACGATCTGAAGCTCATCGCGGCGGACGGGAGCGACCTGGGACAGACCTATCTGGCCGATGCCGATTTCCTGGAGCGGGCGAAGCCGTGGATGAAGCCCTGCGACGACGCCTGGTGGGAGTGCGACGCGCGCTTTTTCGTCTTCATGTCCCTCCAGTATGCGGCGGTTCATACCCAGTCCGTGATGATCGCCCGGGAGCGCCTCGCCGATTCGCGGGTCGACTTCGATTCGGATTTCGTCGTCTGCGAGGACATCGACCTGTGGATTCGTGTGGCCATGCAGGGGACCATGGGCTACCTCGATCAGATCCTCAGCGCCTATCGGCAACATCCGGCCAGCGTCACCCGGGATCCCTACCGTTATGTCAGCGAATCGGTACGGTTTCACGAACACAATCGTCACCGTCTGGCCCCCTTGCTTGGCCGTGAGGACAGGATTCTCTATGCCAAAAAGGTGGCGTCCTACCTGCGCGATCTGGGTTACGCCGCCTACTCGCGCCAGGACATGGCGAAGGCCCGTGAGGCTTACCTGAGGGCTTTGCGCCTGGCAGGCGTTGCGGGAGACTGCCTGGCACTGGCCAAGACGGCGCTGCCGGGCTGGGCTCGCGGCCGCTAG